The DNA window TATAAGCTCAGTGAAACATATGACCTTTGTTTCCTTTAGATCTAAAATATAAATCTCAGTTATCTCTTTTAATGACAGTGAGTACAGTAATAATGTAGAGTgagtttatttactttattattttaaatatgatgtAGTTCATGTCATGAAATGCTGTGAGATCTGCCAGAGCTGACATGGGCTGCAGGTGGCTACTGTCTGTGTTGACGATCATTTTCTACCCTCCCCTCCCAACTGCAACCGGCTACTCTCGCTGACCACCAACAGGAGATACAGTCCACTTCAAAAAAGCCTATTCATTTCCTTTCTAGTTTCTTGTTCAACAAACTTAGGGACAGAGGtctgaaaaaaacacaaattacaaaccacaaaatacattttaaaaacttatAATGTATAATGAGTTCCTTTCTCTATTGAATATCACTGCTATGAAGTTGGTTTATAATAGCTTGTGTTTAAACATACAGTGACGTCATTTCAGTGCGCACAAATGTTAGCTTTAACTTGTAGCTTGTATCATTACTGATACTGAACACATCAGAAAGGCCAGATGCTCACTACTGTAAGAGGATGAAAATATCCGGTCACCTTTAAGGTCCAGCGCTATGAGGCGAGGAGTATAGGTCACATGACCCCCAAAAGTGAGACCCTCTCTAAACAACACATCGCTCTGTAGCTCCCCCGTAGAAAGGTCTGTGTCATAACACAGAGAGGCATCCTAAGAAGAGAAagaataagataaaataagacACAATAAGGTATGAGATAAACAGAACAAATAACAGGAATGTTCCACTGGAGAGTGTGCGAAGATATCGAATGAgatgataaaaacaaacagtttAATATGCGTTTtagagaaaaagaatgagataAAAGTATCAACCCGCAGGTTGCAGCAGTGTGTGCAATAACTGTTTAATTAATTCAGATAAATTGAGATAGAATCAGATATGACAAAATGAGATACATAACAAACACCCTGTGGATTCTAGCAGAGAGTGTAATACAAGCTTTAAAGTGATACAGTGACATAAAAAGGAAGAATGAGATAGAATAAGCAGTAGAAAAAGTGAGACAGAATAAGATCAATTTAGTCAGACTGAGACAAAACAAGATAAACTAGTAAAGAAGCGGTAGCTTATGTCTGAGAGACAAATTGTGTTAAAGccaaacagaactaaataaACTGAAACAGCTATAACCTGTGGGTTTTAAGAGTGAGTCTAGTAGTAATACtgtatttagaaaataaaaaatcttaaGTATTTCAGAGAGATTGCGATTTAAAGTGAGACAGAATGAGATAGCAAAATTAAATGAGATTAAAAGGTTTCACCAGTGAGTGtggtaatacattttaaaagacatACTATTTTAAAGAAGTATTCTAGTTAGACAAAGGTGAGACAGAGTGAGATACAATGAGATATATAAACAGTGACCTGCAGGTTCCACCAGTGAGTGCCCACATGGTTGGAGTAGTGTCCGAGCTGAAGAGTGACCACCTCGCGACACAAACCGCTCATTTCTCCCAGGAACGATCcgcatttattaaaaacaactcGAACTATATTTCTGCTCTCATTCGGTTTATTTCTGTGCTGCGCTCACGATGGATgtaaacacagactcacactaACCTCACGCTGGAGCGGAAGCCCCGCCTCCCTCTGTGACGCAGATTTGCTTTGATTGGCCAGTGGTACACCAGCCGCacactgattggctgagagcGACGAGGCACGCGCACAGATAGTTGGGTTTCACCGCGCCACACTGAAGCACGTGGAGAGACACATTATTAAATTAAcacatttgtattttaaagtgcattaaaaaaaacatattagaCTTTATCaatgttaaaatgtattgttaaaTTTATTGTTGCAGGATTTATACACGTTCATGTACGGGGGACTTTTATaggtaaaataatataattaattaatatataataataataaaaaagtgaatattttcttttaattcctaaatttaaaaacaataaatatgtttgtgattatttaattatatgttcatattcttgtttttattcgaTTACAAAATGCGGGGCGTCAGGACTAACTGtttaaacaaacaagcaaataaaaataTCTTGTTTCCTTTTCCTCTTCTATGTCCAGAGAACAAAGGGGCGTGAACAAATGCACGAATGTCATTTTCACAATAGAAGTCCCGAGACACCTGTTCACACAcctgcgtgtgtgagagagacagagacactacagtcacacgcagagagagagagagagagagagagagagagagagagagagagagagaaccagaaaAGACAGGTAAGAttcaatttatttaataattcgTACACAATGACACTGAAACACagacatcctctctctctccctctctctctctctctctctctctctctctctctcttcccttttcaatttgctgtctctgtctcactcagtgttcagtgtttttctctttctataTTCTCTGCTTCTCACACTCTTCTCACACTGCTCTGtcattctcttttcttctctctcttttatttagttattttattaagttatttattaatagttaaatatttaatgtataatCGTCAGAACTATTACACTCTGTTacattatttgtgtttgtttttgctacatacatttatttactgtatataAATGTCTGTTCTGTTGTTTACTTGTCTTTTTAATTGTAGagcatgttctctctgtgtgtgtgtgtgtgtgtgtgtgtgtgtgtgtgtgtgtggtggaaaaGCAAGAAGAGCTGCATTTTTGTAAActtacccactcactcattcacacacaggtGTGTTTTCATGCGTTATGAGGCCATGAAGTGGAGTTCTGTATATTTACCTACACTAACTCCAACATTAGCAATAACCCCACACCTGAAATACAACAccagtaaagaaaaacaaaacaccccaccccccaccccaaccaCAGCTCTAAACTAACCCCTAACCCCAACCACAGCTCTAAACTAACCCCTAACCCCAACCACAGCTCTAAACTAACCCCTAACCCTAAATCTAATCCTcaaacacccacacccacacacacatacacacactaacatgaaAACACATCTCCTCCCTGAGTGGTAAGGGTTGACACTGTGGGGAATGAGGTtgtggaagagaagagaaattcCTATAATCTCAAAGTGTAAGTTTTGGTCCCAACACTGTAATATAtccctggcacacacacacacacacacacacactttcagttgAAAATGCTCCCCTCTAAAGGGGAGTGTGTTGttctttaaggtggagctgtgagAGAAGTGTAAAGTGAATTATCTCACGACTCTTTTGTTAatcagttatacacacacacacacaatcagtggACTTTGATTTTAATCCCGAGGGGGTAGACAAACAAAATCTCAGTGTTTACTAATTCACATTTTACTTTTCTCCTTTttgatctttctctctctctctctctctctctctctctctctctctctctctctctctctctctccaggaaATACAGACACTGCCTAAAGGAACTGTGTGAGGGAAAAATAATCAACTTGTCAAAAAAGAGTCAGGGCCCCAGTAAATCCCCAAGAGTCAGTGAGTCAGTTACTGAAGTGAATCTGTTATGATTCAGATCTCTCACAGACACCAAAGAGAgtcaattaaataattattgattTGTAATTGATTTGATCAAACGAGAACCGAGTCAGTGAGTCATTTACTGGAGTGAGTCAGTTATGCTTCAGACATGGAGCAAACAAGTCAGTCAATTTGTGAATCAGTGATTCAGTGAATCGGTTACTGGAACGATTCCCTAAAGCAAAAGGTTCAGGAGGCGCCGAATCACTTCCTAAAGGGTCATTAAGTCAGGACTGAATCATAACTCACTGAGATGATTTTTAACCCAGACTCTGGAGAAGAAGGAGGGAATTCTGGGGGATGGACAGAGAGCGGAGGGCTGAAGGACGAAGAGGAGTTGGAGGTAAAGTTGGAGAAAGAGACTGAtggagaggaagagaaggagaaggatggAGAGAGCGGGACAGAAAGCAAGGGAGAGCTGagcagagagatggaggaggagaagtGCAGTAATGGAGAGGAGAAAAAAGGAAACGATGGGTCTCTggctgatgatgaagatgaggatgaggatgatgaaCCAATGAATGAGGTGAAGGGATCCCATGGTTTCACTCCTCTAGTGACTGTTGTATGTCCAACCAGTAAAGTACAGGACCTGAATGAAACCAGTCTGTGTGAACCTCAGGAGAACCGTCTAGAACCTTTAAAACTTCAGACACTTGTTTACCAACATCCACAGCACCCCCCAGAATGGACAGGAACCCAGGAGAACAAACCATGTGAGAACATTTCACTTTCAGTGtggattaaaggtgcagtcaatGATTTTACAGTAATCAGCGTTTATGAAAgtgattgtttattatttatacacTGGTTGCTTTAAAGTGTaactcacatgagatgaagaaaCAAATAGCTTTGTCGTCCCTAAATGAACCCAGCTTATGCTCCATAGATTGGGTCCACAACAAGGGGATATTTTAGAACTTCTGACATATTTAGACCACTAGGGGTCAGCGTAACAGCTGTTTCATAACATAGAGGAAGAGATGACTGACcacacctttctctctctctctctctctctctctctctctctctctctctcactctctctctctctctcaggtcacTGTGAATGCAGGGGTGAGAGAGTAAAGTTAATAGCAGGCCTCTCGACCGCTGCAGTGTTGTTTCCTCTGCTGGTGTGGGGGGGGTTTGAGTTCTTGCCATTTGACACTCCACATCTCAGTAGCTCCCCCTTCAGAGTCGTCTACACATTGCGCTGCGCTTTCTTTGCCACCTTCCCAATCATCTTTGGTACGTTTACAATCAAACACTCACATTACAGCATTGTTCAACATGGGTATGAGCTTCAGTTACATCACTTCAACATGAGTCAGACTCGACTCACTCGAACGGCACTGACTCTGAGTCAAGACTCATGACTCAACTTTGATTTGAATGGCAGTGACCCAGGACCCAGATTTATGACTCAAATTTAATTTGAACGCTAATGATTCAGAATCAAAACTCATGATTCGAGTTTGATTTGAATGC is part of the Hoplias malabaricus isolate fHopMal1 chromosome 4, fHopMal1.hap1, whole genome shotgun sequence genome and encodes:
- the tmem79a gene encoding transmembrane protein 79 isoform X1, with the translated sequence MIFNPDSGEEGGNSGGWTESGGLKDEEELEVKLEKETDGEEEKEKDGESGTESKGELSREMEEEKCSNGEEKKGNDGSLADDEDEDEDDEPMNEVKGSHGFTPLVTVVCPTSKVQDLNETSLCEPQENRLEPLKLQTLVYQHPQHPPEWTGTQENKPCENISLSVWIKGHCECRGERVKLIAGLSTAAVLFPLLVWGGFEFLPFDTPHLSSSPFRVVYTLRCAFFATFPIIFGLLVEGVSRFKFGELKPLFEGNHGMREVVVHGNYVRDSMHLYLLYFLQLAVTATYIPQDMLKLVPLLTIVFVFGRLIYWVCVVFGSSFRSLGFGLSFLPVLVLLGSNLYFVCSSVGPDVLFDVAPPPTTAPPPKKRWWG
- the tmem79a gene encoding transmembrane protein 79 isoform X2, with amino-acid sequence MIFNPDSGEEGGNSGGWTESGGLKDEEELEVKLEKETDGEEEKEKDGESGTESKGELSREMEEEKCSNGEEKKGNDGSLADDEDEDEDDEPMNEVKGSHGFTPLVTVVCPTSKVQDLNETSLCEPQENRLEPLKLQTLVYQHPQHPPEWTGTQENKPCHCECRGERVKLIAGLSTAAVLFPLLVWGGFEFLPFDTPHLSSSPFRVVYTLRCAFFATFPIIFGLLVEGVSRFKFGELKPLFEGNHGMREVVVHGNYVRDSMHLYLLYFLQLAVTATYIPQDMLKLVPLLTIVFVFGRLIYWVCVVFGSSFRSLGFGLSFLPVLVLLGSNLYFVCSSVGPDVLFDVAPPPTTAPPPKKRWWG